Proteins encoded in a region of the Muntiacus reevesi chromosome 21, mMunRee1.1, whole genome shotgun sequence genome:
- the LOC136152255 gene encoding keratin-associated protein 20-2-like, with translation MSYYYGNYYGGLGYGLGGLGWNYGCGYGSFRGLGCGYGAGYGGYGYGCYRPCYYGRYWSSSFY, from the coding sequence ATGAGCTATTACTACGGAAACTACTATGGTGGCCTGGGCTATGGCCTTGGTGGTCTGGGCTGGAACTATGGCTGTGGCTATGGCTCCTTCCGAGGTCTGGGCTGCGGCTATGGTGCTGGCTATGGTGGCTATGGATATGGCTGCTACCGCCCATGTTACTATGGAAGATACTGGTCCTCTAGCTTCTACTGA